DNA sequence from the Cystobacter ferrugineus genome:
CCTGAACCTGGGCGAACCTCCTCCCGGGCGCTCCCCTGGCCGGAAACTACCCGTGTCAGGAGCCGCCGCTACAGTGGCCCCTGAGTCACCGTGCCTGCCCCCTCCCTCGCCTCCGTCGCCGTCGGCCGCCCCGTCCGCGGCGAGTACACCTACTCCGTCCCCGAGTCCCTGTCTGGCAGGCTCTCGCCGGGCCAGCGCATCCTCGTCCCCTTCGGCCGGAGCATGACGCTCGGCTTCTTCCTCGGCCCCGCCGCTCCCCCCGCCGAGAGCGCCAACGTCAAGCTCAAGCCCATCCTCAAGGTGCTCGAGGACTCGCCCTCCCTGCCCCCCGACCTCATCGCGCTCCTGCGCTTCGCCGCCGAGCACTACCGCTACCCGCTCGGCGAGGTCATCCGGGGCGCGCTCCCCCCCGGGCTCACCAAGGCCGAGGAGGAAAAGGAGGCCAAGCCCGACGTGCAGGAGTTCGCCGAGGCGCTCGTCACCGAGGCCCCCGCCGCCCTGCGCCGCGCCCCCGCCCAGTCCGCCACCCTGGCCTACCTGCTCACCGTGGGCGGCCGCGTCCCCGTGGAGGAGGTGGCCCACGCCATCCCCGGCGCCCGCGAGACACTGCGCAAGCTGGCCTCCCGCGGCCTCGTGCGGCTGGAGCAGGTGGTGCTCGCCCCCGGCGTGCGCGAGGGGCTCGGCCAGAACCGCCCCGAGCACCTCACCCCCGAGCAGGACGCCGCGGTGAAGGAGCTGCACGCCGCCGTGGACACGGGCGGCTTCCAGCCCTTCCTCCTCCACGGCGTCACCGGCAGCGGCAAGACCGAGGTGTACCTGCGCGCCGTGGAGCGCGCGCTCGAGCAGGGCAAGGGCAGCCTCGTGCTGGTGCCGGAAATAGCCCTCACGCCGCAGCTCGTGGGGCGCTTCCGCAGCCGCTTCGGCGCGGACGTGGCCGTGCTGCACTCGGCCCTCAAGGACCGCGAGCGGCTCTTCCACTGGCAGGCCCTGCGCAAGGGCACGGTGCGCATCGCCGTGGGCGTGCGCTCGGCGGTGTTCGCCCCCGTGGAGAACCTCGGCCTCATCGTCGTGGACGAGGAGCATGATCCCTCCTTCAAGCAGGAGGACAAGCTGCGCTACCAGGCGCGCGACCTCGCCGTGGTGCGCGGCAAGCAGGCCGGCGCCGTGGTGGTGCTCGGCTCGGCCACCCCGTCCCTGGAGACGCTGGAGAACACCCGCCGCGGGCGCTACCGCAAGCTGGAGCTCAAGCACCGCGTGGATGACCGGCCCATGCCCACGCTCCAGTGCGTGGACCTGCGCCAGGAGCGCCCCAAGGATCCGCTCCAGACGCAGGAGGCCCCCATCCTCTCCCAGCCCCTGCTCGACGCCATGGCGGAGACCATCGGGCGCGGCCAGCAGGTCATCCTCTTCCTCAACCGCCGCGGCCACAGCACCTTCCTGCTGTGCGAGGTGTGCGGCACCTCGGTGAAGTGTGGCGATTGCGACGTGTGCCTCACCTACCACCGCTCACAGAACCGCCTGGTGTGCCACTACTGCGGCGAGGCCCACGGCGTGCCCGAGCACTGCCGCGAGTGCACCGGGCCCCTGCTCAAGCTGGGCATCGGCACCGAGCGCGTGGAGGCCGAGGTCGCCGAGCGTATCCCCCAGGCCCGCGTGGCGCGGCTGGACCGGGACTCGGCCACGAGCGCCGAGCGCCTCACCGAGCTGCTCGCCGCCTTCGCCCGCCGGGAGATCGACGTGCTGGTGGGCACGCAGATGGTGGCCAAGGGGCATGACTTCCCCGGGGTGACGCTCGTGTGCGTGGTGATGGCGGACACGTCGCTGGCCATCCCCGACTTCCGTGCCTCCGAGCGCACCTTCCATCTGCTCACCCAGGTGGCCGGCCGGGCCGGACGTGGCAAGGACCCGGGGCGGGTGCTCGTGCAGACGTACAACCCGGACGCCGAGCCCGTGCGGCGCATGCTCGCCCATGACTTCGAGGGCTTCTCCGAGGGCGAGCTGGAGCGGCGCCGCGCGCTGTCCTGGCCCCCCTACACGCGCATGGCGGCGGTGCGGCTGGAGGGCGAGAGCGCCGAGCAGACGGCCAGCGTCGCCCGCTTCCTCGGCGACTTCATTGGCCGGCACATGCCTCCGGCCTCCTGGGGCGTGCGCCTGCTCGGGCCCGCCGTGGCGCCCATCTCCCGCATCCGCGGTAAGACGCGCTGGCAGCTCCTGCTCAAGGCGCCCACCCACGCGGCGCTCGCGCCCCTGCTGGCCAGGCTGGAGGCGAAACTGGTCGATATTCCCTCCGCGGTGCGCGTCACGATCGACGTGGACCCCGCGGCCATGTTGTAGACTCCTGCCCCCTGCCAATGGCCGAATCGGTTCTCCTCGTCCACGACGACATCGCCATCATCGCCACCGTGCGGCGGTTGCTCACGCGCGAGGGCCATGAGGTCATCCTCGCCACCTCCGTGGCGGATGCGCTCATCGCCTTTGGCCACCACCTGCCCGCGCTCATCATCCTCGCCCCCGGGGTGGAGGGAGGACGCGGTCCGCTGGTGCTCGAGGAGCTGGGGCTCCACCCGGACATGCGGCTGGCGCGCGTGCTGTTGCTCGGCGAGCCCATCGCCGGCAGCGCGGCCCCGGTGGCGCCGCTGCCCCTGGATGGGGCCAACTTCGTCGCGCAGGTGTCCACCCTCATCCACTCGCCCTCCGGACCCGAGGGCTGGTACGTGGTGAAGGACGAGGAGCCGGAGCCTCCGCTCGAGCCACTTCCCGAGTCACTTCCGCCGCGCTCGGGTCCTCCGGGGCTCGTTCCCCGGCAGGCCGGGCCGGGCCGCGCCTCCGGGAGCGAGCCCGCGGCGGCGGCGCTCCCCACGTCCCCGTTCGCGCTCGACGCGGATGAGTTGTTCTCCCACGTGGGGCTGACGGGGGAAGTGCCCCTGCCGCTCCTTCCGCCCGAGGTCTTCTCTCCGCCCCCCGCCCAGTCCGCGCCGGTGCCGGCCGAGCTGGAGCCGGACGGCGAGGCGGAGTCCCTCTTCGGGCAGACGGAGCAGGCCGTCTCCTCGGGGCGCACCATTCCCACCATCACCGCGGTGAGTCCGGTGGAGATGGGGCCGGTGCCGGCCCCCGTGCTGGCTCCGAAGCCGGTCAAACCCCTGCCGTCGCTGCCTTCGGTGAAGGCCATCAGCCCGGAGACGGTGGACGTCGACGCGGAGGCCCGCGCGGAGGCCGAGCGTCTCGCGCAACTGGAGATCGAATCGGCGCAGGCCCGTGCGCGCGATGGGTTGGAAGCCTCCGATGACTTCTCGCCGGGTGAGCTCGCCGCCCGGAGCGGGCCCCAGCTCGGGGACGAGGGGTTCTTCGACGTGGAGCCCACGCCCGTGGCGCCCACGGCGGCCCTGCGTGAGGCGGAGGCGCGGGCCCTGGCGCCAGAGTCCGCCCAGGGCCTGGAGGGCTCGGACCTGGAGCCCGTCCCGGCGGATGCACCCCTGCCGACGGAAGGTGATGCGCCCGAGTCGTGGGAGGAGCCGCATCAGGAGGGCGCGGCGGATTCCTGGTTCGACTCCGGGGCGGGGAAGGCCGCGTCCGGGCCCGCTCGCGAGGGCGCGCCACGGGCCGGGGCGGAGCCCACGCCGGGGCTGGAGGGAGGAGCGCCCGCGAAGGTGGAAGCGCTCCCGGCGGAGGAGGCCCTCGCCGTCCTGGAAGTGCGCCTGATGCGGACGGAGCGGCGGCTCGCGCAGCTCCAGGCCGAGCGGGATGCCGCCCAGAAGGCGCTGCGGGAAGCGGAGCGCGACCGCGCGGAGTCCGATGCGTTCGCGGAGGAGCTCCACTTCTCGCTGCAGCAGCACTCGGATGCGCTGGCGGACCGGGAGGCCACGTTCAAGTCGGAGCGGGAGCGCCTGACGCGGGAGTCGGCGGGCCGGGAGGAGGCGCTGCGGCGGGAGGTCGAGGCGCAGCGCGCGCGGCTCGCGGAGCTGTCCGAGGAGCGGGAGCGCGAGGCGACGCTGCGGCGCGAGCTGGAGCGGCGGTGGGAGGAGGCGCGCACGGGGCAGGAGGATGCCGCCGGGCTCCAACAGCGGCTCGAGGAGCTGAGCGGCCGGCTCGAGGAGGCGGAGCGGCGCGCGGCGTCCGAGGCGGAGGCACGCGCCCAGGCGGAGGCGAAGGCCGAGGAGGAGCGGGAGGCGCTGCGGGAGGCGGAGGCCCGGGTCGAGGTGGAGCGGGCCACGCGAGCGCGGGCCGAGGCACGGGCGCGGGAGGAGCAATCGGCGCGAGTGGACGCGCGGACCCGGGCCGAGGAGGAGCGGGAGGCGCTGCGGGAGGCGGAGGCGCGAGCCGAGGAGGAGCGGGCGGCGCGGGTGGAAGCGGAGGCCCAGGCCGAGGCGGAGCGCACGGCGCGGGAGGCGGCGGAAGCGCGGGCCGCGCGGGAGCGGGCGGCGCGGGTGGAGGCGGAGGCGCGGGCCGAGGAGGAGCGCACGGCGCGGGAAGCGGCGGAGGCGCGGGCCGCGGCGGAGACGAAGTCCCGCGAGCAGTGGGAGGCGCGGGCCCACGCGGAGGCGAAGGCGCGCAAGGACTTGTCGACGCGCGTGGAGAAGGAATCCAAGGCCCGGGCGGAGGCGGAGGCACGCGCCGCGGCGGAGGCCCAGGCGCGCGCCCAGGCCGAGAGCCGGGCGGAGGCCGAGGCTCGGGCCCGGACGGAGGCCGAGGCACGCGGCCACGCCGAGAAGAAGGCTCGGATGGACGTGGAGGCGCGGGCCCGCACCACCGCGGAGGCGCGCGTGCAGTCGGAGATGCAGGCCCGGGCGGAGGCGGAGGCTCGGGCCGAGGCGGCGGACAGCGCGCGGGCGGAGGCGGAGTCCCAGGCGGAGCGGGAGGCGCGGGAGCGGGCCCGGGCGGAGCAGGTCGCCGAGGTGGCCGACAAGGCCCGGTTGCGCGCGGAGGCGCGTGCCAGCAAGGCGGAGCAGGAGCGCGACGAGGCGCTCGCCCAGGCCGAGTCCCAGCTTCGCGCCCGCGAGGAAGCGGAGATGCGCGAGGTGGCCCTGGCCCGGCGGCATCAGGAATGGGAGGCCCGGCTGGAGGGCGCGACGCAGGCGCGCTCCGAGGCCGAGTCCCAGGCCGAGGCACTGGAGCAGGCGCGCGTGGGCGCGGAGACGCGCGCGGTGAACGCCGAGCGGCTGCGTGTCGAGATGGAGCTCCGGGTGGAGCGCGCGGAGAAGACACGTGCCGCCGCGCAGGCCCGCGCCGCCGAGGAGAAGCAGGCCCGGGGTGAAGCGGAGGCCCGGGCCGAGTCCGCCGAGCACGCCCGGGACGAGGCCCTGGCCCGGGTGGAGGCCGGACTCCACGCGCGCGAGGCCTGGTCTCGCGAGTCCGCCGAGCTGTCCGAGCGGCTCGCCCGGCTGGAGGAGTCCCTGTCCGAGCGCGCCACCCAGCTCGACGAGGCCCGGGCGGAGGCGGAGCGGCTGGGGCGCGCGTTGTCGGAGGCGGATGAAGCTCGTGAGCGGCTTGCCCGGGAGGTGGAGCGGCTGGAGCAGGCGCGGGCCCGGTCCGGCGAGGAGCTCGCCCGCCTCCGGGCGGAGGCCGAGGCCGCGGAGGCCCGGAGCCGCGCGGCGCTCATCACCTTCGAGGAGCCCGGGGGCTCCCTGGTGGACATCCCCCGGGCGGGCAGCGTCAACCGGGAGGGCCTCGCCTCGCTCCTCACGCGGCTCCAGTCGGCGCGGCTCCAGGCCCGCTTCGAGCTCAAGGGCTCCGGGGCCCTGCGCGTGTTGTGGTTGAAGGACGGACGGCTCGTGGGCGCCCTGTCCTCCGCGCCCGACGAGTCACTCATCGATCGGGCCCGGGCCGACGCGCTCATCGACGCGCGCCAGGAGAACGAGCTGCGCCTGGTGCGCGGCTCCTCCACCGGCGCGCTCATCGACACCATGCGCGCGCGCGGCCACCTGCTGGAGAACGAGGTCGTCCCGCTCGTGCAGCGCTACACCGAGCAGGTGGCCCTGGACGCGTTGGGCGAGGCCTCGTCGCTCTACCGGCTCGTCGAGGAGCCACCGCCCCACGAGGTGGCGCTCGCCGCCTCCACCCGGCCCCTGCTCCACCTGCTGGCCGAGGCGCTGCGCGATCACGTCTCCGCGGAGTCCTTCCTGTCGGCCGCCGGAGGGCTGCGCGCCGGGGTCTTCCGCGGCGAGTCCGCGCCGGAGGCGTTCGGCCTGTCCGCGCGCGAGCTGCGGCTGCTCTCGGAGGTGGACGGGGAGCAGACACTCGAGCAGCTCCTGTTGGGCGCGGGCCTGCCGCAGGACACCGCGTTCAAGCTGCTCGCGCTGCTGCACACGCTGGGGCTCATCGTCTTGAAGCCCGCCATCCCGGTGTCCGGCCAGGAGACTCCGGGCGAGCTGGAGGTGCGCCGGCTGGAGTCCAAGTTCGAGGAGATCCAGGACGCGGACTACTTCTCCGTGCTGGGGCTGGCGCGCACCGCGGGGAGCGAGGACGTCAGACGCGCCCACGCGCTGCTGTCCGCCGAGTTCCACCCGCTGCGCTTCGCGGGGCATCCGGATCCGGTCCTCCAGCACCGGGCGCAGCAGATCTCCAACACCCTGAGCGAGGCGGCGCGGGCGCTCGCGGATGATCGGCTGCGCGAGGAGTACGCCCGGAGCCTGATGGACTGAGGCCCGGCCGGGGGGAGGGGAGGCATTCGTCCAGGGCCAACGGCCTGGCGGCGGGGCTGCCCAGCGCGGGTTGCCCGCCCGCCCGGGTTGGGATTATGAGGAATGGATGGTTCGAGAAATCCTCATCTGGCCCGATCCCGTCCTGAAGCAGAAGGCCCGGCCGGTGACCCGCGTGGACGACACCGTGCGCACGCTGGTCCGGGACATGTTCGAGACGATGTACGCCGCCCAGGGCGTGGGGCTCGCCGCGCCGCAGGTGGGCGTGTTGCAGCGGATCATCGTCCTGGACACGCGTCCGAGCCAGCCCGAGTCCCAGCCACTGGCGATGATCAACCCGGAGATCATCGCGATGGAGGGCAAGGCCACCTACCACGAGAGCTGTCTGTCCATCCCCGGCGAGTCCGAGGACGTGGAGCGCGCGGCGGTGGTGACGGTGCGCTACCTCGACGAGGAGGGCCGCGAGCAGACGCGCGTGTGTGACGGGCTGCTGGCGATCGCCGTGCAGCATGAGACGGACCACCTCAATGGCACCGTCTACGTGGACCACGTCTCCTCGCTCAAGCGTGAGTTCATCCGCAAGCGGATGAAGCGCGTGAAGGCTTCGCGCGAGAGCCGGCCGTCGGCCTAGGGGGCCACGCCCTTCACGCCCTTTTTCGGGCAGAGCTG
Encoded proteins:
- the priA gene encoding replication restart helicase PriA; translation: MPAPSLASVAVGRPVRGEYTYSVPESLSGRLSPGQRILVPFGRSMTLGFFLGPAAPPAESANVKLKPILKVLEDSPSLPPDLIALLRFAAEHYRYPLGEVIRGALPPGLTKAEEEKEAKPDVQEFAEALVTEAPAALRRAPAQSATLAYLLTVGGRVPVEEVAHAIPGARETLRKLASRGLVRLEQVVLAPGVREGLGQNRPEHLTPEQDAAVKELHAAVDTGGFQPFLLHGVTGSGKTEVYLRAVERALEQGKGSLVLVPEIALTPQLVGRFRSRFGADVAVLHSALKDRERLFHWQALRKGTVRIAVGVRSAVFAPVENLGLIVVDEEHDPSFKQEDKLRYQARDLAVVRGKQAGAVVVLGSATPSLETLENTRRGRYRKLELKHRVDDRPMPTLQCVDLRQERPKDPLQTQEAPILSQPLLDAMAETIGRGQQVILFLNRRGHSTFLLCEVCGTSVKCGDCDVCLTYHRSQNRLVCHYCGEAHGVPEHCRECTGPLLKLGIGTERVEAEVAERIPQARVARLDRDSATSAERLTELLAAFARREIDVLVGTQMVAKGHDFPGVTLVCVVMADTSLAIPDFRASERTFHLLTQVAGRAGRGKDPGRVLVQTYNPDAEPVRRMLAHDFEGFSEGELERRRALSWPPYTRMAAVRLEGESAEQTASVARFLGDFIGRHMPPASWGVRLLGPAVAPISRIRGKTRWQLLLKAPTHAALAPLLARLEAKLVDIPSAVRVTIDVDPAAML
- the def gene encoding peptide deformylase produces the protein MVREILIWPDPVLKQKARPVTRVDDTVRTLVRDMFETMYAAQGVGLAAPQVGVLQRIIVLDTRPSQPESQPLAMINPEIIAMEGKATYHESCLSIPGESEDVERAAVVTVRYLDEEGREQTRVCDGLLAIAVQHETDHLNGTVYVDHVSSLKREFIRKRMKRVKASRESRPSA